The sequence below is a genomic window from Candidatus Korarchaeota archaeon NZ13-K.
TTCGGCGAGATAAACAGGGGACTGGAAGCTTACCTAGTGAGGAAGGGGCTGAGCCTGAGGGAGCTCGTCGGGAGAGCCAGGATCAGCTGAGAGGGGGTTCTCTTGCTGAGGGAGATAGTGGAGGAGGCCATAAGCACTGGGGAGAGGAGGCTCGTGGTGATCTCGGGGAGGGAGTCCCTGGAGGTCGCCTCGGAGCTGGCCGGAGAGTGGCTCTCCATGAGGGAGGGCAGGGTGCTCGTTGCCACGCACATGGGCGCAAACCTGGAGAGGATCTCCCTGAGGGACTTCACCTCCATAGACTTCGACCAGACCGAGGAGGTGCTTGGGGGTACCTGGGACCTGCTCATAGCGGACCTCTCACTCCAGTTCAGGGCGAACGACATAGGAAGGCTCATAGAGGTCGTCAGGGGAGGGGGATTGGCCATCCTCACCATACCACCTGTCGAGGAGTGGATGAGCTCGCTGACGGACTTCCAGAGGAGGTTCCTGGTCCCACCGTTCGAGGGGAGGCAGATAAGGCAGCTCTTCAAGTCCAGGTTCCTCTCATCCCTTGGGGCCAGGGGCACTTTCCTGGTGGGCGATGTCTCAAGGGGAGAGCTTTGCGGGAAGGTTTCAGGGGATAGGAAGCCACCTGAGAGGACGGGTGATCCTGTTCTGGATCTCTGCATGACCGAGGATCAGCAGAGGATCCTCAGATCCATTCTGGAGGCATTCGAGACCAAGAAGAGGGCCTTCATACTGACTGCGAACAGGGGAAGGGGTAAATCGGCCGCCATAGGGCTCGCGCTCTCGCTCATAATGACCAGGAGCAGGGTAAGGAGCGCTGTAGTCACATCCCCGAGCATAGAGGGGATCCAGACGATCTTCAGCTTCCTTATGAGGGGTCTGGAGGCTCAGGGTGTGAGGTACGAGCCCCTGGTGAGGGAGGGTAAGGTCTTGGACGTCAGGTTCAGGGGGAAGAACGTCTTCTACCTGACACCGGAGAGCGCTTCGGAGGTCGATGTGAGCCTTAAGGTCGTTGATGAGGCGGCCTCAATACCCGTGACAACCCTCTTCCAGTTCCTCTCGACCAGCAGGTTCGCGATATTCTCGTCCACCATACACGGCTACGAGGGGGCTGGGAGGGGCTTCACGCTCAGGTTCCTGAGGAGGATCAGGCGTTCGGGCCTGCCTTACGCTGAGGGGAGGATGGAGGAGCCCATAAGGTATCCCCCGGGGGATCCCGTGGAGAGGTGGCTCTACGACTTCCTCCTGCTCGACGCGGAACCCGGGGAGCCCCCCAGCAACCTTGAGGACCTTAGGTACAGGAGGGTATCCCTCCAGGACATTAATGAGGACTACCTTAGGAAGTTCTACGGGATATACGTCCTGGCCCACTACAGGAACAGGCCAAACGACCTAGCCACACTCCTGGATGCGCCCCATCACTTCGCCAGGGCTCTCGAGGCCGGAGGGGAGCCCGTTGTGAGCATCCACGTGGCCGAGGAGGGGGGGCTCCCGCCTCACCTGCTGGACGAAGTGATGAGGGGATCCAGGGACCTCCCCGGACACGTGATACCGAGCAGGCTCGTCCTTCACTACTGCATGAAGAGCTTCGGGAGGCTGAGGGGGTGGAGGATCGTCAGGATCGCGACTCACCCCGATCTGCAAGGAAGGGGGCTGGGGACCAGGGCCCTGAGCGAGCTGGAAGATGAGGCCAGGGAGAGCGGTATCGATTGGATTGGGGCCGGTTTCGGAGCCACCGAGGAGCTCCTCAGGTTCTGGGTTAGATCAGGCTACTTCGCGGTTCACCTGAGCCCAAACAGGAATCCCGTGACCGGGGAGTACAGCGTCCTAGTCATGAAGCCCCTGAGCCGGGAGGCATCGGGGCTCTTCGAGGAGGTGCTGAGGGAGTTCAAGAGGAGGCTCCTCTCCAGCCTTCACGATGTCTACTTCTCCCTGAATCCCTCAGTGGCCAGGCTCCTCCTCAAGGGGAGGCTGGAGGGGGGGAGGGTGAGGCTGAGCAACTCCCAGAGGAGCAGGCTGAGCGGCTACCTCAAGGGGACTTACGTCTACGAGCTCGCCTCCGACTCGATACACGAGGTTGTCAGGAGCTACTTCTGGCAGGGCAGGGACTGTCTCACCCCGAGGGAGGAGTCCTTACTCGTGGCGAAGGTCCTCCAGGGGAAGCCCTGGGAGACGATAAGGAGCAGGTTCGGGGTGAAGGAGCCCTATGAGGCACTCAGGGAGATCGTGTCGAACCTAGTCGGTTGTCTGGATGGCCTTGGCGACCAGG
It includes:
- a CDS encoding tRNA(Met) cytidine acetyltransferase, whose protein sequence is MLREIVEEAISTGERRLVVISGRESLEVASELAGEWLSMREGRVLVATHMGANLERISLRDFTSIDFDQTEEVLGGTWDLLIADLSLQFRANDIGRLIEVVRGGGLAILTIPPVEEWMSSLTDFQRRFLVPPFEGRQIRQLFKSRFLSSLGARGTFLVGDVSRGELCGKVSGDRKPPERTGDPVLDLCMTEDQQRILRSILEAFETKKRAFILTANRGRGKSAAIGLALSLIMTRSRVRSAVVTSPSIEGIQTIFSFLMRGLEAQGVRYEPLVREGKVLDVRFRGKNVFYLTPESASEVDVSLKVVDEAASIPVTTLFQFLSTSRFAIFSSTIHGYEGAGRGFTLRFLRRIRRSGLPYAEGRMEEPIRYPPGDPVERWLYDFLLLDAEPGEPPSNLEDLRYRRVSLQDINEDYLRKFYGIYVLAHYRNRPNDLATLLDAPHHFARALEAGGEPVVSIHVAEEGGLPPHLLDEVMRGSRDLPGHVIPSRLVLHYCMKSFGRLRGWRIVRIATHPDLQGRGLGTRALSELEDEARESGIDWIGAGFGATEELLRFWVRSGYFAVHLSPNRNPVTGEYSVLVMKPLSREASGLFEEVLREFKRRLLSSLHDVYFSLNPSVARLLLKGRLEGGRVRLSNSQRSRLSGYLKGTYVYELASDSIHEVVRSYFWQGRDCLTPREESLLVAKVLQGKPWETIRSRFGVKEPYEALREIVSNLVGCLDGLGDQA